CCGCTTCAACAACGTCGACATCGTCTACGGGTTCGAGCTGGGCGGCCGGAAGACGGACCTGGCCCTCGTCAGCGACCGGGGCCGTGACCGCGTCCGCGCGTACGCCATCGACCCGGCCGCCGTCGCGGCCGGCAGGCCGCCGCTGAAGGACGTGACGTCCTTCGACGCCCCACCGGTGTTCGCCGCCGACGAGACCGAAGTGAACGACCAACGCACCTCCTACGGCCTCGCCGCCTTCAGCGATGACGACGACGCCTACGTGGTGGTGTCGCAGCGCGAGGAGACCCGCCTGCGCCTCCTGCAACTGGAGGACCGCGGCGGACGCGTCGGCTACCGGACCGACGACACCCTCGATCTGCCCGCCACGTTCACTCTGCCCAACGGCAAGGCGTGGACCCCGTGCGCGGACCCTGGCGAGAACCCCCAGGTCGAGGGCATGGCCGTCGACCTGGAGGAGCACGTCCTGTACGCCGCCCAGGAACGTGTGGGCCTGTGGCGGATCGACCTGGACGACGAGGAGTTCGAGGACCCGAAGCTGGTCGACCGCGTCCGGGAGTACGGCACGCCGTGGACGTACGACGCGACGGAGGAAGAGTGCGTCCTCGACACCGCTCACGACCCTGGCTTCGGCGGTGAGCACCTGAGCGCCGACGCGGAGGGCATCACCGTCTACCACGCCGAGGACGGCGCGGGGTACGTCCTCGCCTCCAGCCAGGGCGACAACGCCTTTGCCGTCTACGAGCGCGACGGCGACAACGAGTACATCGGTTCCTTCCGCGTCGGCGACGGCAACGTCGACGGCGTGCAGCACTCCGACGGCTCCACCGTGGTCAACGTGCCCCTCGGCCGGAGCTTCCCCAAGGGCCTGCTGATCACCCACGACGGCGAAGCCACCCCCACCGACGGCGACCGGGCCGGCACCAACTTCAAGTTCGTCCGCTGGGACGCCGTGGCCGGAGCCTTTCCCGACCCGCTGACGATCGACACCACGTCCTTCGACCCCCGCGACGCGGACTGAACCCACGAGCCCTACGGCCTTCGCGTTGAGGACAGGCCGGGTCGGTGTCGTCATCGTCAACGTACCGGGCCGATGAGCCGTGGAGTGGAAATCCCATGCCAGACACAGCCCGTTGAACGGGGGAACCGACCCGTAGGACCAGCCGGTCACCGCTGGCAACCACGCGGGAATCCCCGCCCTTTAAGGCGGGGATGATGCAACGTGCACAGTATCCGCTCGACCGCGAGGTGCCGGAGTTCTGACCGAGCTCGGTCGGGCCGACGGCCGGCCGGTCGCGTCCCCACCCGACGCCTCAGGCCGAGCCGGGTCCGCATCGCAGGAAGCGGCGAAGCCAGAAATGAGGACGACGACGGGGCCGGCTACCGAACCGGGCCCCGCCGTCGTCAACTCAACTGATTTTGACGCTACTTGACGCCGAGCAACTGCTCGATCGGGTCGATGGCGAAGTAGACGAGGAAGAGTGCGGAGGCCCCCCACAGC
This sequence is a window from Streptomyces sp. HUAS YS2. Protein-coding genes within it:
- a CDS encoding phytase → MTAFALGTLTALATAFTLTTSPVAPVPVTAAVETPAVFDDEAGGNADADDPAVWVDPKNPGRSIVVGTLKEAGLDVYGLDGRRLQHIAAPAAPGEDAKPGRFNNVDIVYGFELGGRKTDLALVSDRGRDRVRAYAIDPAAVAAGRPPLKDVTSFDAPPVFAADETEVNDQRTSYGLAAFSDDDDAYVVVSQREETRLRLLQLEDRGGRVGYRTDDTLDLPATFTLPNGKAWTPCADPGENPQVEGMAVDLEEHVLYAAQERVGLWRIDLDDEEFEDPKLVDRVREYGTPWTYDATEEECVLDTAHDPGFGGEHLSADAEGITVYHAEDGAGYVLASSQGDNAFAVYERDGDNEYIGSFRVGDGNVDGVQHSDGSTVVNVPLGRSFPKGLLITHDGEATPTDGDRAGTNFKFVRWDAVAGAFPDPLTIDTTSFDPRDAD